From Deferrisoma camini S3R1, the proteins below share one genomic window:
- a CDS encoding M23 family metallopeptidase — MKRPSDRAVVQALLLAACFLILARPERLWSSIPPRLPPEVVAPVFEPVADPVVPPLSQTLADRAEDGLLRAAGARRVAGRVGRGENLASLLGAAGVPAREVLAFAKALKPALDPKRMRPGDDYEVWVGPGGRIVRFEYRRSPLEVYRAEALPAGGWRAWRVDVPVDRRETSLVGRVDGSLYEAFLGAGADVDLAMAFVELFSWDVDFTRETREGDEFRVIYERLWVGDELVGNGRILAAQYRGRSGTHTAVYYRSKRTEGYFDPDGGSVRKSFLRSPLRFTRISSRFSLRRRHPILKVVRPHRGVDYAAPRGTPVWSVADGVVKFAGWKGSAGKVVIVRHSRGYETYYNHLSRFARGVRRGTRVRQGQVIGYVGSTGLATGPHLDFRVKKNGRWVNPLTERYPAGDPVPKAEREAYRAWAARWVERLEALSPRVEVAREARP; from the coding sequence ATGAAACGACCTTCCGACCGCGCCGTGGTGCAGGCGCTCCTCTTGGCGGCTTGCTTTCTCATCCTGGCCCGGCCCGAGCGGCTGTGGTCGTCGATCCCCCCGCGGCTTCCCCCCGAGGTGGTGGCCCCGGTGTTCGAGCCGGTGGCCGACCCGGTGGTTCCGCCCCTGTCCCAGACCCTGGCCGACCGGGCCGAGGACGGGCTGCTGCGGGCGGCCGGGGCACGCAGGGTGGCCGGCAGGGTGGGCCGGGGGGAGAACCTGGCCTCGCTGCTGGGGGCGGCCGGGGTGCCGGCCCGGGAGGTGCTCGCGTTCGCAAAGGCCCTGAAGCCCGCCCTCGATCCCAAGCGGATGCGGCCCGGCGACGACTACGAGGTGTGGGTGGGGCCCGGGGGGCGGATCGTGCGGTTCGAGTACCGCCGCAGCCCCCTGGAGGTGTACCGGGCCGAGGCCCTGCCGGCGGGCGGGTGGAGGGCCTGGCGGGTGGACGTGCCGGTGGACCGGCGCGAGACCAGCCTGGTGGGCCGGGTGGACGGCAGCCTGTACGAGGCGTTCCTGGGGGCCGGGGCCGACGTGGACCTGGCGATGGCGTTCGTGGAGCTGTTCTCCTGGGACGTGGACTTCACCCGCGAGACCCGGGAGGGGGACGAGTTCCGGGTGATCTACGAGCGGCTGTGGGTGGGGGACGAACTGGTGGGCAACGGCCGGATCCTGGCGGCCCAGTACCGGGGCCGGTCCGGCACCCACACGGCCGTGTACTACCGCTCGAAGCGTACCGAGGGGTACTTCGACCCCGACGGCGGCAGCGTGCGCAAGAGCTTCCTGCGCTCGCCCCTGCGGTTCACCCGGATCTCGAGCCGGTTCTCCCTGCGGCGGCGCCACCCGATCCTGAAGGTCGTGCGGCCCCACCGGGGGGTGGACTACGCCGCGCCTCGGGGCACCCCGGTGTGGAGCGTGGCCGACGGGGTGGTGAAGTTCGCGGGCTGGAAGGGGTCGGCCGGCAAGGTGGTGATCGTGCGCCACAGCCGGGGGTACGAGACCTACTACAACCACCTGTCCCGGTTCGCCCGGGGGGTGCGGCGGGGCACCCGGGTGCGCCAGGGCCAGGTGATCGGGTACGTGGGGAGCACCGGGCTGGCCACCGGCCCCCACCTGGACTTCCGGGTGAAGAAGAACGGCCGGTGGGTCAACCCCCTGACCGAGCGCTACCCTGCCGGGGACCCGGTCCCCAAGGCCGAGCGCGAGGCCTACCGGGCCTGGGCGGCCCGATGGGTGGAGCGGCTCGAGGCCCTGTCGCCGCGCGTGGAGGTGGCCCGGGAGGCCCGGCCGTGA
- a CDS encoding AAA family ATPase, with translation MRLVEIHVDGFGALRDRSITDLPPGLCVFHGANEAGKSTLLAFVRRILFGFPDRRSNVNHYDCVHGGKKKGRLVFLRGGERVVVERVEGARGGPVKVVFADGTQGGEAELSRLLGSTTRDVYQSVLAFSLDELQTFETLASNQVADALSVAAMGENPQRLGQVRAEWEGELKGLFTRKAHKAAITEGLRRIEALRDRVRDLERDPEAYARLCDEIASLERELQALESERREKGGLLVGVRNLIHAWPDWHARALAAAELAGLPPVPSFPPDGMGRLEALVGERRTLERTGAQLEERLREVRRELAAVEWDGALLAEARAVRELERGLSGFEETQGQIRSLERELQDLERRLESLAREIGPGWAEPERLRRFDLSSRSREAFEGLQRSVREGRHRVEALQREREAAERARAEAVEIERQRAEAYQEIPDPPPGLDEREVQAHHSKQQHFAAALRDLPLRREELRRERDDLARFLQEVDLDWPEERIEGLTGTVTLREGVRRAQDRLARAEEALTRADLAERQARERLEEARAKALQAEERLGEAPAPPVRDEDELRQRRDLVRRLRARHGAVLRLEAEVRAGEQRLADLEESLGVRGGPDLDAGTRLPGWVWGAAGVGLVAVAGWALQSGNTALAAALAVLAAGGAVGYGLVRRHAARAAAAEQALRRRRDQVRAELEALQDRLGAARKDLADLCEAGRVPVPVTDEVLETLEAELDAWAGQLRERRMLLRAADEARAEQAEAARRLEAAEQTRAEAGRALEAARREWADWLGRNGFDPSLSPDMAVDVLRRLEAARERMRSIRSLEDRIERMEETLRADVAELNALLARLGRPPVEPERFVETVGNLLAEADRARELARQKQAARERAEEARRNRERADEALGQADERLRDARQALERAEAAWAAWVRDQGLPEGLSVDAAVDVFRRVEACQEILDRIEEGRAGLEQRKSRAAEFLRRMNEVLARLGRPPCDPGQVPGAVAALAQDLEHAQGAFQKAEGLRARIADLEGELRSLEGPLRANRSEIESLLRKAGARDEDEFRRKAEVFRRRAELEREVRIREAALANLLGDGALDMLERAYQERTAEDYRQQEAALTQELETLGDRISELHQRLGAKRRELDQLEKKEEISALRLRLAAETGALEDRARQWARLRLALFVLEKAREKYEESHRPEVLREAETTFARLTSGRYVGIRSPLGEKGALRVVAADRSELTPEQLSRGTAEQLYLSIRFGFVRRFLRGTEPLPLVFDDILVNFDPHRARAACEAIRDLADEVQILFFTCHPETVDRFRSVCPDLEVRELVAL, from the coding sequence ATGCGTCTGGTGGAGATCCACGTCGATGGGTTCGGGGCGCTTCGGGATCGGTCCATCACCGACCTGCCGCCGGGCCTGTGCGTGTTCCACGGAGCCAACGAGGCCGGCAAGAGCACCCTGTTGGCGTTCGTGCGGCGGATCCTGTTCGGGTTCCCCGACCGCCGGTCCAACGTGAACCACTACGACTGCGTCCACGGGGGCAAGAAGAAGGGGCGCCTGGTGTTTCTCCGGGGCGGGGAGCGCGTGGTGGTGGAGCGCGTCGAGGGCGCCCGGGGCGGGCCCGTGAAGGTGGTGTTCGCGGACGGCACCCAGGGCGGCGAGGCCGAGCTGAGCCGGCTCCTGGGCAGCACCACCCGCGACGTGTACCAGAGCGTGCTCGCTTTCAGCCTGGACGAGCTCCAGACCTTCGAGACCCTTGCGAGCAACCAGGTGGCCGACGCCCTCTCGGTGGCGGCCATGGGCGAGAACCCCCAGCGGCTCGGGCAGGTGCGGGCCGAGTGGGAGGGCGAGCTCAAGGGCCTGTTCACCCGCAAGGCCCACAAGGCCGCCATCACCGAGGGGCTGCGGAGGATCGAGGCCCTCCGGGACCGCGTCCGGGATCTGGAGCGGGACCCGGAGGCGTACGCCCGCCTGTGCGACGAGATCGCTTCGCTGGAGCGCGAGCTCCAGGCACTGGAGTCCGAGCGCAGGGAGAAGGGGGGGCTCCTCGTGGGGGTCCGCAATCTCATCCACGCGTGGCCGGACTGGCACGCGCGGGCCCTGGCCGCGGCCGAGCTTGCCGGGCTGCCCCCGGTGCCCTCGTTCCCCCCCGACGGGATGGGCCGGCTCGAGGCCCTGGTGGGGGAGCGCAGGACCCTCGAGCGGACCGGCGCCCAGCTGGAGGAACGGCTCCGCGAGGTGCGGCGGGAGCTGGCCGCCGTCGAGTGGGACGGGGCGCTCCTGGCCGAGGCCCGGGCGGTGCGGGAGCTCGAGCGGGGCCTGAGCGGGTTCGAGGAGACCCAGGGCCAGATCCGGTCCCTGGAGCGCGAGCTCCAGGACCTGGAGCGGCGGCTGGAGTCCCTGGCCCGGGAGATCGGGCCGGGGTGGGCCGAGCCGGAACGGCTGCGGCGGTTCGACCTGTCGAGCCGGAGCCGGGAGGCGTTCGAGGGGCTGCAACGCTCGGTGCGGGAGGGCCGGCACCGGGTGGAGGCCCTGCAGCGGGAGCGGGAGGCCGCCGAGAGGGCGCGGGCCGAGGCCGTGGAGATCGAACGGCAGCGGGCAGAGGCGTACCAAGAGATCCCAGACCCTCCCCCCGGCCTCGACGAGCGGGAGGTCCAGGCCCATCACAGCAAACAGCAGCACTTTGCCGCGGCGCTTCGCGACCTGCCCCTGCGCAGGGAGGAGCTGCGCCGGGAGCGGGACGACCTGGCCCGGTTCCTCCAGGAGGTGGACCTGGACTGGCCCGAGGAGCGGATCGAGGGGCTCACCGGCACGGTGACCCTGCGGGAGGGGGTGCGCCGGGCCCAGGACCGCCTGGCCCGGGCCGAGGAGGCGCTCACGCGCGCGGACTTGGCCGAGCGCCAGGCCCGGGAGCGGCTCGAGGAGGCCCGGGCCAAGGCGCTCCAGGCAGAGGAGCGGCTCGGGGAGGCCCCGGCCCCGCCCGTGCGGGACGAGGACGAGCTCCGGCAGCGCCGGGACCTGGTGCGCCGGCTCCGGGCCCGGCACGGGGCCGTGCTCCGCCTGGAAGCTGAGGTCCGGGCGGGGGAGCAGCGTCTGGCCGATCTGGAGGAGTCGCTGGGCGTCCGGGGCGGGCCCGACTTGGACGCCGGGACCCGGCTGCCCGGGTGGGTGTGGGGCGCGGCCGGCGTCGGTCTGGTGGCCGTGGCCGGCTGGGCGCTCCAATCCGGGAACACGGCGCTGGCGGCCGCCCTGGCCGTGCTGGCCGCCGGGGGGGCGGTCGGGTACGGGCTCGTGCGGCGGCACGCCGCCCGGGCCGCCGCCGCGGAGCAGGCCCTCCGCAGGAGGCGCGACCAGGTGCGGGCCGAGCTGGAGGCCCTGCAAGACCGCCTCGGGGCGGCCCGGAAGGATCTGGCCGACCTGTGCGAGGCCGGCCGGGTCCCCGTGCCGGTCACGGACGAGGTGCTGGAGACCCTGGAGGCGGAGCTCGACGCCTGGGCCGGCCAGCTCCGGGAGCGCCGGATGCTGCTTCGGGCGGCGGACGAGGCCCGGGCCGAGCAGGCCGAGGCGGCGAGGAGGCTCGAGGCGGCCGAGCAGACCCGGGCCGAGGCGGGGCGGGCCCTGGAGGCGGCCCGCCGGGAGTGGGCGGACTGGCTCGGCCGGAACGGCTTCGACCCCTCCCTGTCGCCGGACATGGCCGTGGACGTGCTCCGCCGGTTGGAGGCGGCCCGGGAGCGGATGCGCTCGATCCGCAGCCTCGAGGACCGGATCGAGCGCATGGAGGAGACGCTGCGCGCAGACGTGGCCGAGCTCAACGCGCTCCTGGCGCGCCTGGGTCGGCCACCGGTGGAGCCGGAGCGGTTCGTGGAGACGGTCGGCAACCTGCTCGCTGAGGCGGACCGCGCCAGAGAGCTCGCGCGCCAGAAACAGGCGGCCCGGGAACGGGCCGAGGAGGCCCGCCGGAACCGGGAGCGGGCCGACGAGGCCCTGGGGCAGGCCGACGAGCGGCTTCGGGACGCGCGCCAGGCCCTGGAGCGCGCCGAGGCGGCGTGGGCCGCCTGGGTCCGCGATCAGGGCCTGCCCGAAGGGCTGTCGGTGGACGCGGCCGTGGACGTGTTCCGTCGCGTCGAGGCGTGCCAGGAGATCCTCGATCGCATCGAGGAGGGGCGCGCAGGGCTGGAGCAGCGCAAGAGCCGGGCCGCGGAGTTCCTCCGCCGGATGAACGAGGTGCTGGCGAGGCTGGGCCGGCCGCCCTGCGACCCGGGACAGGTGCCCGGCGCGGTGGCCGCGCTGGCCCAGGACCTGGAGCACGCCCAGGGGGCCTTCCAGAAGGCCGAGGGCCTTAGGGCCCGGATCGCCGACCTGGAGGGGGAGCTGCGGTCCCTGGAGGGCCCCTTGCGGGCGAACCGCTCCGAGATCGAGAGCCTGCTCCGGAAGGCCGGGGCCCGCGACGAGGACGAGTTCCGTCGCAAGGCCGAGGTGTTCCGGCGCAGGGCCGAGCTGGAGCGAGAGGTGCGGATCCGGGAGGCCGCGCTGGCGAACCTGCTGGGCGACGGGGCGCTCGACATGCTGGAGCGGGCCTACCAGGAGAGGACGGCGGAGGACTACCGGCAGCAGGAGGCCGCGCTGACCCAGGAGCTGGAGACCCTGGGTGACCGGATCAGCGAGCTCCACCAGCGCCTGGGGGCGAAGCGACGCGAGCTCGACCAGCTGGAGAAAAAGGAGGAGATCTCGGCCCTCCGGCTCCGGCTCGCGGCCGAGACCGGGGCCCTGGAGGACCGGGCCCGGCAGTGGGCGCGGCTGCGGCTGGCCCTGTTCGTCCTCGAGAAGGCCCGGGAGAAGTACGAGGAGAGCCATCGGCCCGAGGTGCTGAGGGAGGCCGAGACCACCTTCGCCCGCCTCACCTCCGGCCGCTACGTGGGCATCCGGTCTCCGCTGGGCGAGAAGGGGGCCCTGCGGGTGGTCGCGGCCGACCGGTCCGAGCTCACGCCCGAGCAGCTCAGCCGGGGCACGGCCGAACAGCTCTACCTCTCGATCCGGTTCGGGTTCGTGCGCCGGTTCCTGCGGGGCACCGAGCCCCTGCCCCTGGTGTTCGACGACATCCTCGTGAACTTCGACCCCCACCGGGCCCGGGCCGCGTGCGAGGCCATCCGAGACCTGGCCGACGAGGTCCAGATCCTCTTCTTCACCTGCCACCCCGAGACCGTGGACCGGTTCCGCAGCGTCTGCCCCGATCTAGAGGTGAGGGAACTCGTCGCTTTGTAG
- a CDS encoding metallophosphoesterase family protein, translated as MRAFSFVHAADLHLDAAFQGFAGLPDSHGHVFEALRRATFEAFGNLIRLCLDAGVDFLLVAGDVYNAADRSLRAQLAFRDGMRRLAEAGIRAYVAHGNHDPLDSRVHSVRLPDTVHVFGKTESSVGFEKEGEPVARIHGASFPTRVVGKRFARKIRREGPEPFQIGLLHCTVGPHAGHEQYVPRTLDELRRAGLDYWALGHVHTRSELSERDPFVGYPGNLQGLHANEAGPRGCFLVRVDETGRMAPPEFVAVDAVRWSRRALSIEGLPDIPALEQALGTLLDEEARGSDGRPVVVRIELNGRGPLHGELLRSGTAAALLESIQRAGADLDPFVWPERVEVRTRPEVDLDRRRSGDDFVGECLRLIQEYRGADAGGREPLRACLDELFGHPRASRFLPDLTDDDLLELLDEVETLCVDRLIPEEG; from the coding sequence ATGAGGGCCTTTTCGTTCGTCCACGCGGCCGACCTGCACCTGGACGCGGCGTTCCAGGGGTTCGCCGGCCTGCCCGATTCCCACGGCCACGTGTTCGAGGCGCTGCGGCGGGCCACGTTCGAGGCGTTCGGGAACCTGATCCGGCTGTGCCTGGACGCGGGGGTGGACTTCCTCCTGGTGGCCGGCGACGTGTACAACGCGGCCGATCGCAGCCTGAGGGCCCAGCTGGCGTTCCGGGACGGCATGCGGCGCCTGGCCGAGGCCGGCATCCGGGCCTACGTGGCCCACGGCAACCACGACCCCCTCGACTCCCGGGTCCACTCGGTGCGGCTGCCCGACACCGTGCACGTGTTCGGCAAGACCGAGTCCTCGGTGGGGTTCGAGAAGGAGGGGGAGCCGGTGGCCCGGATCCACGGAGCGAGCTTCCCCACCCGCGTCGTGGGGAAGCGGTTCGCCCGGAAGATCCGGCGGGAGGGGCCCGAGCCGTTCCAGATCGGGCTCCTGCACTGCACCGTGGGCCCCCACGCCGGGCACGAACAGTACGTGCCCCGCACCCTGGACGAGCTGCGCCGGGCCGGGCTCGACTACTGGGCCCTCGGCCACGTCCACACCCGGAGCGAGCTTTCGGAGCGCGACCCGTTCGTGGGGTACCCGGGCAACCTCCAGGGGCTCCACGCCAACGAGGCCGGACCCCGGGGGTGCTTCCTGGTGCGGGTGGACGAGACGGGCCGGATGGCCCCCCCGGAGTTCGTGGCGGTGGACGCCGTGCGCTGGAGCCGCCGCGCCCTGTCCATCGAGGGGCTGCCCGACATCCCCGCCCTGGAGCAGGCGCTCGGGACCCTGCTCGACGAGGAGGCCCGCGGCAGCGACGGGCGGCCGGTGGTGGTGCGGATCGAGCTGAACGGCCGGGGGCCCCTGCACGGCGAGCTCCTGCGGAGCGGCACCGCGGCCGCGCTCCTCGAGTCGATCCAGCGGGCCGGGGCCGATCTGGACCCGTTCGTGTGGCCGGAGCGGGTGGAGGTGCGCACCCGGCCCGAGGTGGACCTCGACCGGCGCCGCTCCGGTGACGACTTCGTGGGGGAGTGCCTTCGGCTGATCCAGGAGTACCGCGGGGCCGACGCCGGCGGGCGGGAGCCGTTGCGGGCCTGTCTCGACGAGCTGTTCGGCCACCCCCGGGCGTCGCGCTTCCTTCCGGACCTGACCGACGACGACCTGCTCGAGCTCCTGGACGAGGTCGAGACCCTGTGCGTGGACCGGCTCATCCCGGAGGAGGGGTGA
- a CDS encoding type II toxin-antitoxin system VapB family antitoxin, with the protein MRTNIVIDDALIREAMRLTGSRTKREVVDLALRRLVRLERQRDVLALEGTLNWEGDLEALRQTRVPSPDD; encoded by the coding sequence ATGCGAACGAACATCGTGATCGATGACGCCTTGATTCGGGAGGCCATGCGCCTCACCGGGTCTCGCACCAAACGGGAGGTCGTGGACCTCGCCCTCCGGCGGTTGGTTCGGCTCGAGCGGCAGCGCGACGTGCTGGCGCTGGAGGGCACCCTGAACTGGGAGGGGGACCTCGAGGCCCTGCGCCAAACCCGTGTCCCGAGCCCCGACGACTGA
- the vapC gene encoding type II toxin-antitoxin system VapC family toxin — translation MAILVDTSVWIDLFRARPLAHVDKLKRLLGEEEILLGDLILAEILQGVRTDQDVRRVEHAFRAYAVVPLVGEAIARKSAGHYRILRRQGITVRKTIDCIIATWCIENRVPLLHNDRDFHAFARLGLVEV, via the coding sequence GTGGCGATCCTGGTGGACACGTCGGTGTGGATCGACCTGTTCCGGGCCCGCCCCCTTGCCCACGTGGACAAGCTCAAACGGCTTCTGGGCGAGGAGGAGATCCTCCTGGGAGACCTCATCCTCGCCGAGATCCTCCAAGGGGTCCGAACGGATCAAGATGTTCGGCGCGTCGAGCACGCGTTCCGGGCTTATGCCGTCGTCCCCCTCGTGGGCGAGGCCATTGCTCGGAAGAGCGCCGGCCACTATCGGATCCTTCGCCGCCAGGGGATCACGGTTCGCAAGACCATCGACTGCATCATTGCCACGTGGTGCATCGAGAACCGCGTCCCCCTTCTCCACAACGATCGGGACTTTCACGCCTTTGCTCGGCTAGGACTCGTGGAGGTCTGA
- a CDS encoding YeiH family protein yields MALLLASCLPWVSPAVALGAGLVVGLAVGNPWHDLTAKASKRLLQLSVAGLGFGLGIGQVWQTGRAGLGYTVVGILATVAIGLAFGRFLRVRASTAALISVGTAICGGSAIAAVAPLIEAEGEDIAVSLATVFGLNAVALLVFPPLGHALGLTQRQFGLWAALAIHDTSSVVGASAAYGRAALGLATTVKLARAAWIVPATLGLAWVRRGGGRARFPWFILAFLAASALRTALPQLGFLWGGLFGMARRALVVTLFLIGAAVDRDMLRAIGTRPLAHGLLLWLVVGSGTLVAIVEGVIR; encoded by the coding sequence GTGGCACTGCTGTTGGCCTCGTGCCTGCCGTGGGTTTCCCCGGCCGTGGCGCTCGGCGCGGGGCTCGTCGTCGGGCTGGCCGTGGGGAACCCGTGGCACGACCTCACGGCCAAGGCGAGCAAGCGACTGCTTCAGCTGTCGGTGGCCGGCCTGGGGTTCGGCCTGGGCATCGGACAGGTGTGGCAGACCGGCCGGGCCGGGCTCGGCTACACGGTGGTGGGCATCCTGGCCACGGTGGCGATCGGCCTGGCGTTCGGCCGGTTCCTCCGGGTCCGGGCGAGCACCGCGGCGCTCATCTCGGTGGGGACCGCCATCTGCGGCGGCAGCGCGATCGCGGCGGTGGCCCCGCTGATCGAGGCCGAGGGCGAGGACATCGCGGTGTCGCTCGCCACGGTGTTCGGTCTGAACGCCGTGGCGCTGCTGGTGTTCCCGCCCCTGGGCCACGCCCTGGGGTTGACCCAGCGCCAGTTCGGTCTGTGGGCGGCGCTGGCCATCCACGACACCAGCAGCGTGGTCGGCGCCAGCGCGGCCTACGGCAGGGCAGCCCTCGGCCTGGCCACCACCGTGAAGCTCGCCCGCGCCGCCTGGATCGTGCCGGCCACGTTGGGGCTGGCGTGGGTGCGGCGTGGCGGCGGCCGGGCCCGGTTCCCCTGGTTCATCCTGGCGTTCCTGGCCGCCTCCGCCCTTCGCACCGCCCTTCCTCAACTGGGGTTCCTGTGGGGAGGGCTCTTCGGCATGGCCCGCCGGGCCCTCGTGGTGACCCTGTTCCTGATCGGGGCGGCCGTGGACCGGGACATGCTCCGGGCCATCGGCACCCGGCCCCTGGCCCACGGGCTTCTCCTGTGGCTGGTGGTGGGCTCCGGCACCCTGGTCGCCATCGTGGAGGGGGTGATCCGGTAG
- a CDS encoding LysR family transcriptional regulator, which yields MNITLRQLEVFCAVADHGSVTRAGEFLGLTQSAVSASLAQLERQLGGPLFDRRGRTLRINERGRVLLPEARRVLAQVSDLVNLLSPDGGDLVGALRVGSSTTIGNYVMPFWIAAFRRLHPRVTIQQIVANGHAIETAVLEGMLDLGFIEGPPRAGGAEVEPWLPDELVVFAGPTHPLAGAEVTPEALVSPGWIMREHGSGTRQVFERALREWVPEFEIALELGHTEAIKRAVEAGLGIGCLSRLAVERELQQGWLAPVHAPFLDLRRQFLLIQRRGRHVTRVLGAFREFLRNGAPEAPPDTKLRSKTSGPLSRSPG from the coding sequence ATGAACATCACCCTTCGTCAGCTCGAGGTCTTCTGCGCCGTGGCCGACCACGGCAGCGTCACCCGCGCGGGAGAGTTCCTGGGACTCACCCAGTCGGCGGTCAGCGCCTCCCTCGCCCAGCTGGAGCGCCAACTGGGGGGGCCGCTGTTCGACCGTCGGGGCCGGACCCTCCGGATCAACGAGCGGGGACGGGTCCTGCTGCCCGAGGCCCGCCGGGTGCTGGCCCAGGTCTCGGACCTGGTGAACCTCCTGTCGCCGGACGGGGGAGACCTGGTGGGGGCGCTGCGGGTCGGGTCGAGCACCACCATCGGCAACTACGTGATGCCCTTTTGGATCGCGGCGTTCCGCAGGCTCCACCCCCGGGTCACGATCCAGCAGATCGTGGCCAACGGCCACGCCATCGAAACCGCTGTCCTGGAGGGGATGCTGGACCTGGGGTTCATCGAGGGGCCGCCCCGCGCCGGCGGAGCGGAGGTGGAGCCGTGGCTCCCGGACGAGCTAGTGGTGTTCGCCGGCCCCACCCATCCCCTGGCCGGGGCCGAGGTAACGCCCGAGGCCCTCGTGTCACCGGGCTGGATCATGCGGGAGCACGGGTCCGGCACCCGGCAGGTGTTCGAGCGGGCCCTGAGGGAGTGGGTGCCCGAGTTCGAGATCGCCCTCGAGCTGGGGCACACCGAGGCGATCAAGCGGGCGGTGGAGGCGGGGCTGGGAATCGGGTGCCTGTCGCGGCTGGCCGTGGAGAGGGAGCTCCAACAGGGGTGGCTGGCCCCGGTGCACGCCCCGTTTCTCGACCTGCGCCGCCAGTTCCTCCTGATCCAGCGCAGGGGTCGTCACGTCACCCGGGTGCTCGGGGCGTTCCGGGAGTTCCTCCGAAACGGCGCCCCGGAGGCCCCTCCTGATACCAAGTTGCGTTCAAAGACATCAGGCCCCTTGTCCCGGTCCCCCGGATAG
- the arsS gene encoding arsenosugar biosynthesis radical SAM (seleno)protein ArsS (Some members of this family are selenoproteins.), giving the protein MSEAVTVEPGAVEPFASVLRRHGLELTRGETTALQVNVGRLCNQACRHCHLEAGPGRPEVMGPETMDEVVRFAARAGFAAVDVTGGAPELVPDILDLLAALRPHTPRLILRSNLTALRERGPEFWGRLRDLGVVIVTSFPSVSRAQTDAQRGAGVWEQSLDMLRRLNELGYGVEGTGLELDLVSNPAGAFLPPNQCRAEERFRRDLARRWGIVFSHLYSFANVPLGRYRRWLEESGNLAGYLEKLAQAFNPATVGGLMCRTQLSVAWDGVLYDCDFHLAAGLPLGGRPRHVSECEGPPPAGTPVAAADHCYACTAGSGFT; this is encoded by the coding sequence GTGAGCGAGGCGGTGACGGTGGAGCCGGGCGCGGTCGAGCCGTTCGCGTCGGTGCTGCGGCGGCACGGCCTGGAGCTGACGCGGGGGGAGACGACGGCCCTGCAGGTGAACGTGGGGCGCCTGTGCAACCAGGCGTGCCGCCACTGCCACCTGGAGGCCGGGCCCGGCCGTCCCGAGGTCATGGGCCCCGAGACCATGGACGAGGTGGTCCGGTTCGCGGCCCGGGCCGGGTTCGCTGCCGTCGACGTCACGGGCGGAGCCCCCGAGCTGGTGCCCGACATCCTGGACCTGCTCGCGGCCCTCCGGCCCCACACCCCCCGGCTGATCCTGCGCTCGAACCTCACGGCCCTGCGGGAGCGGGGCCCGGAGTTCTGGGGGCGGCTCCGGGACCTGGGCGTGGTGATCGTCACCTCGTTCCCCTCGGTGAGCCGGGCCCAGACCGACGCCCAGCGGGGGGCCGGGGTGTGGGAGCAGAGCCTCGACATGCTCCGGCGGCTCAACGAACTGGGCTACGGGGTGGAGGGCACCGGGCTCGAGCTCGACCTGGTGTCGAACCCGGCCGGCGCGTTCCTGCCGCCCAATCAGTGCCGGGCCGAGGAGCGGTTCCGGCGCGACCTGGCTCGGCGCTGGGGGATCGTGTTCTCCCACCTCTACTCCTTTGCCAACGTGCCCCTGGGCCGGTACCGCCGCTGGCTCGAGGAGTCCGGCAACCTGGCCGGGTACCTCGAGAAGCTCGCCCAGGCCTTCAACCCCGCCACCGTGGGCGGCCTCATGTGTCGCACCCAGCTCTCCGTGGCCTGGGACGGGGTGCTCTACGACTGCGACTTCCACCTGGCCGCGGGCCTCCCCCTGGGCGGCCGACCCCGCCACGTCTCGGAGTGCGAGGGCCCCCCGCCGGCCGGCACCCCCGTCGCTGCAGCCGATCACTGCTACGCCTGCACGGCCGGCTCCGGCTTCACCTGA
- a CDS encoding arsenosugar biosynthesis-associated peroxidase-like protein, translated as MDTYYDPKDLAKFPEAGKDAPEITQKFFEYYQAVFAEGELTEREKALIALAVAHAVQCPYCIDAYTRASLEKGATPGEMAEAVHVAVAIRGGASLVHGVQMQNVVEKISL; from the coding sequence ATGGACACCTACTACGACCCCAAGGATCTGGCGAAGTTCCCCGAGGCGGGCAAAGACGCCCCCGAGATCACCCAGAAGTTCTTCGAGTACTACCAGGCCGTGTTCGCCGAGGGCGAGCTGACCGAGCGGGAGAAGGCCCTGATCGCCCTGGCCGTGGCCCACGCGGTCCAATGCCCCTACTGCATCGACGCCTACACCCGGGCCAGCCTGGAGAAGGGGGCGACCCCCGGCGAGATGGCCGAGGCCGTGCACGTGGCCGTGGCGATCCGGGGCGGCGCCTCGCTGGTCCACGGCGTTCAGATGCAGAACGTGGTGGAGAAGATCTCCCTGTGA